The window GAACTGGTGAAGACGCTGCTCAATAGCGTGGCGTCGTTGGCGTAAGGGCTGGCGCGATCCGCATCGTACCGTGCGGTTCGCGAGCACGGACCGAGCGTTCTCCTCGGTCCTACAAGCGGGCGGCAAATACCTGCGCATTGCCGGCAGCACAAATTCCGCCGCGATGGATTTCGCGGACAAGGTCCGCTCCTACAAAATAACCACCGCTTTGGCTCTTGAAGACTTCCAGAGAAATCTCCACGCACTCCGGACGCCCCTTCAGGAGGCCGAGTGGAATCGGAGTTTCAGGGGTTGAGCGGCATGGATGCCGCGAGAGCGCTGTCGGGCCAGGGATGGCCCGTCAGCGCGTGCCCCTGAAACTTCGATGGAGCGAGGGTATTTTTCGCCTGAGCGAAAAACCGGATGCAGGGGCACAGACCTTTGCCTACTTTGGGTCGTTTGCCAAAGTAGGTCGCCCGAGGGGGCGAAACAAAATCTGCCAACACACGCCGAAGCGACGCTGAACACCCAAACAAAAAACAAGGGCACCGCGGACAAAGTCCGCCCCTACGACGCTCAGACCGGCAACCCCTTCGGCACATTGAACGCATAGCTCTTCTCCTCGCAGCGCCGCTCGATGCGCCAGCCCTCAGCGGTCCGCCGGTACCGATCGTGATACCAAAGCCCGAGGAAAAAGGTCTGTCGCGTGCCATCGGCCAGATCCATCTGCATCGGATTGAAGCAGAGGATGCGCCCGCTGGCCTGGTCGCCATCCAGCTGGATGGAGAAGTTGGAGATCATGTGCTGATAGGCCGGGAAGAGGCCCAGCGCCTCGCGCAGCCAGTTCTTCATCGCAGGGTAATGCCCGTCGATGCCACCCATGGCGCGATAGTCGATGTAGGCGTCGGCGCTGAACACCCGGTCCAGCGCATCGAAGTCACGACTGTCGATGGCCGTGGAGTAATCCACCGCCAGTTGCTGAA of the Pseudomonas sp. PSE14 genome contains:
- a CDS encoding nuclear transport factor 2 family protein, with protein sequence MLSLQEISDRLEIQQLAVDYSTAIDSRDFDALDRVFSADAYIDYRAMGGIDGHYPAMKNWLREALGLFPAYQHMISNFSIQLDGDQASGRILCFNPMQMDLADGTRQTFFLGLWYHDRYRRTAEGWRIERRCEEKSYAFNVPKGLPV